A genomic window from Vallitalea longa includes:
- a CDS encoding sulfatase-like hydrolase/transferase, with protein MNKPDILIFCSDQHAPMHSGFGGSSIVETPNLDELASEGTTFDAAYTSCPLCVPARASLLTSQLPSRTGIFTNMCAIPEDKVTFLHSIALEGYETVLCGRMHFMGKDQRHGFTKRIMTDITCDYWGAKNQMQSELKDYNKTLSMYGCLGIIGGGTSPVLEYDKAVIEAALKYLDEEHDKPQCIVIGTYAPHFSYVAPSDVYTYYKDKVQLPVTLQNKPNYSHPGVEHKRQITDKQNIKNLRAAYFGMITNMDKQIGDIRKSWKKYLDKSNRDGIFVYMSDHGDQIGERNLYGKQTFYESSARIPLIIEGNGIKRNHRVKGAISIMDIGPTLCDIVGAMAPPNINGISLHNQLRGLEDNTERSVLSEFVETINNKPVPCRMLRKGKYKLITYSSYDEFDLLFDLEDDPHELEDISKDHQDIVKEMKNIICSNWNIEEVKNMYSEKKRNHAILNKWGEKTGAIDSERWNIPKEAVLLPDEM; from the coding sequence ATGAATAAACCAGACATATTAATTTTTTGCAGTGACCAACATGCTCCAATGCATTCTGGCTTTGGAGGCAGTAGTATCGTAGAGACACCTAATTTAGATGAGTTAGCTTCAGAGGGTACTACTTTTGATGCAGCATATACATCATGTCCTTTATGTGTTCCTGCAAGAGCATCATTATTAACTAGTCAATTACCATCTAGAACAGGGATATTTACTAATATGTGTGCGATTCCTGAAGATAAGGTAACGTTTTTACATTCGATAGCTTTAGAAGGATATGAAACGGTTCTTTGTGGAAGAATGCATTTTATGGGCAAAGATCAAAGACATGGATTTACTAAACGTATAATGACAGATATAACCTGTGATTATTGGGGTGCAAAAAATCAAATGCAAAGTGAACTGAAAGATTATAATAAGACACTTTCCATGTATGGATGTCTAGGTATCATTGGAGGAGGAACGTCACCTGTTTTAGAATATGATAAAGCGGTTATAGAAGCTGCACTTAAATATTTAGATGAAGAACATGATAAGCCTCAATGTATTGTAATAGGTACGTATGCACCTCATTTTTCGTATGTTGCTCCTTCTGATGTGTATACCTATTATAAAGATAAAGTACAATTACCTGTAACATTGCAAAATAAACCTAATTATTCTCATCCAGGAGTAGAACATAAAAGACAAATCACTGATAAGCAAAATATCAAGAATTTAAGAGCAGCTTATTTCGGTATGATTACAAATATGGATAAGCAGATTGGAGATATACGTAAATCATGGAAAAAATATCTGGATAAAAGTAATAGAGACGGTATATTTGTTTATATGTCAGACCATGGAGATCAAATCGGAGAGAGAAATCTATATGGTAAACAAACATTTTATGAAAGTTCAGCACGAATCCCTTTAATTATTGAAGGGAATGGCATTAAGAGAAATCATAGAGTTAAAGGAGCAATAAGCATAATGGATATAGGACCTACATTATGTGATATCGTAGGTGCAATGGCTCCGCCTAATATAAATGGAATAAGTTTACATAACCAACTTAGAGGTCTTGAAGATAATACCGAAAGAAGTGTCTTAAGTGAATTTGTGGAAACTATTAATAATAAGCCAGTACCTTGTCGTATGTTGAGAAAAGGAAAATATAAATTGATTACTTACTCTTCTTATGATGAGTTCGATTTGCTTTTTGATCTGGAAGATGACCCTCATGAATTAGAAGATATTTCAAAGGATCATCAGGATATAGTTAAAGAAATGAAGAATATAATTTGTTCCAATTGGAATATAGAAGAAGTTAAAAATATGTATAGTGAAAAGAAACGAAATCATGCAATTCTCAATAAGTGGGGAGAAAAAACGGGAGCTATTGATAGTGAAAGATGGAATATCCCGAAAGAAGCAGTGTTATTACCTGACGAAATGTAA